The Desulfovibrio sp. G11 region CACGTCAGACAAAAAAACGCTCTGCGCCCAAAAACCGGCACATATCCATGCCGTATATCCTGTATCCGGCAGCCGGAGCAGCTTGCAGCAAAACAGGCATCGCCCTGGGCCGCACCGTAAAGGTCCGCCTTTCGCGATGTGTCAGGCGCTGGTTTTCCGGCGTATGCTGACGGTGTATCGTTTATTCGGTGTATATTGGCACGAGAAGTATCCGGCGTCAATCACAAGAGGCACATGGGGGAATGGCATAAAGACTGCCATATTGCCGTCAAAAGCGCTGTGCTGATTTACTGTCTCGATATTTTTGCCGGTAAATCAGCTTATTATGGAATACAGTACGCCTGTGGTCCGCAGTGCCTGCCGCATGCGGTGCAATTGCTGTTGTGCCGGGCCGCTGTATCTGTGCGCAGAAATGATAAAAACCTGATGGATTTTCCGTTTCTGCGGTCAGGCCGGGCATGCGTGAGGCGGTCCCTGAACCGGCCCGGGAGCCAGAAGGGCGTTTTCCATGTTGTCCGGCAAGTCAATACCTATAAAAACCATATATCGTTCGGTTTCGTCACCAGGGGCATCTTCAAATGCCAGACGGCCTGCCGCGTATTGTATCACCACGGGAAAAACACGCCCTTCGTGCCGCAGGTTCACGATACCTTTGGCCCGGCACAGCCCTGTTCCGGCGGCTTTCAGCATTTGCCCCAGGCTGTGCTCATCCACCGGGGCGGGCATGGGAACGGTACGTGAGGAAAACCCTTCATCCGCATGTGTGCCGGAACGTTCCTGCAGCCGGGGCATGTCATAAAGGCACGGACGGCGTGACGGCGCGGGGCTGTGCCTGTCCTGCCAGCCTGTCAAAAAAGCATCAAGCCGCGCAAAGGCAATGTTACCCTGTACAGCGGGTAAAATGCATGCTTTGCCGTTGGCGGCGCGCAGGGCGTGCAGAAACTCCTGAAAGCATTTTTCCGTCACGGCATCAGCCTTGTTTGCGATGATGACGTCGGCCTGTTCGATCTGCACCAGCCGCACTCCGTCAAAGTTCCGGGCAGGGGTAATGCCGGTGCTCCATTCCAGAGCGTCCGTCACGGTAATAACCAGCCCCGGCTGCACAAGATCCGCCAGTTCTGTCAGGGTTCGCAGCACATTTGCAGGGTTGGCCAGCCCTGTGGTTTCCAGAATGACCTGCTCCGCCGGAGCCGTGTCCAGCAGGCGCTGCAGCCCCGGGCGCAAGGTGTCCGCCAGCGAGCAGCATACGCAGCCTTCGTCCAGTGCCTCCACATGTGTTTCACTTCGGGTCAGGGCCGCATCCAGGCCTATCTTGCCGAATTCGTTCTGGATCACCGCCGCGTACTGCTCCCGTCCGTTAAGAAAGTCCAGCCAGCGGCGCAGAAAGGTTGTTTTGCCTGAGCCGAGAAAGCCGGTAAGGATGTGCATGACAGGCAGGGACGAAAGCTCATCCGGCCGGGGAGAGTAGCGCCCCGGCAGCCGGGAAAGTTTTTTGTCCTCCCTTGCAGCACAGTAGGGCGCGCCGCCAAGGCCGACTGTCAGGCGCATCTGCCAGCATGGTCCGCCTGCGGGGCTGGCATCGGCGGATTGGGACCAGCCCTGAAGTGCCAGCGGCATCCTGCGCAGGTGTACGGTCGGCGTTTCGCCCAGCAGGCTGCATGCCGTACCGGCCAGAGCGGAAAAAAAACGCAGCAGCAGGCGGAAGGCGGGTATATCACACTCAAGGCCACCGGGCGGCACAATCCATTGCCGCTCATGTGCGGTATGGGCAGCGCCTGCTTTGCCGGTATGACCGGGAACGGCAATGCCTTCCAGCGATACAATGCGTTG contains the following coding sequences:
- a CDS encoding CobW family GTP-binding protein, with product MPSRSRRVIRRATTRHNQGAAMHLHSLLPRPLNPQAGAESPSILTALLSGIHLNRKQARALGWRGVRPSALKGPAWTCRVAPLPHVFGLVFLDEYVEKNALHGTFAACVFPEAQDSLLDSFPLQALAIALGPDYAHAVRELSAHAEALSPFCLGHISITAALDGSWLSLSLSAPARQRIVSLEGIAVPGHTGKAGAAHTAHERQWIVPPGGLECDIPAFRLLLRFFSALAGTACSLLGETPTVHLRRMPLALQGWSQSADASPAGGPCWQMRLTVGLGGAPYCAAREDKKLSRLPGRYSPRPDELSSLPVMHILTGFLGSGKTTFLRRWLDFLNGREQYAAVIQNEFGKIGLDAALTRSETHVEALDEGCVCCSLADTLRPGLQRLLDTAPAEQVILETTGLANPANVLRTLTELADLVQPGLVITVTDALEWSTGITPARNFDGVRLVQIEQADVIIANKADAVTEKCFQEFLHALRAANGKACILPAVQGNIAFARLDAFLTGWQDRHSPAPSRRPCLYDMPRLQERSGTHADEGFSSRTVPMPAPVDEHSLGQMLKAAGTGLCRAKGIVNLRHEGRVFPVVIQYAAGRLAFEDAPGDETERYMVFIGIDLPDNMENALLAPGPVQGPPHACPA